A segment of the Georgenia sp. M64 genome:
GGCAGGGCTCGGTGCGCCCGCCGCGCCTGGTCCGGGTCGAGTACGCGCCCGCCCGCTCCCGCGCCCACTACGCCCTCGTGGGCAAGGGCATCACCTTCGACTCGGGCGGGCTGTCCATCAAGCCGGCCAAGGGCATGGAGACGATGAAGTGCGACATGGCGGGCGCCGCGACGGTCCTGCACACCGTGCTCGCCGCCGCCGAGCTCGCCCTGCCGATCCGGGTGACCGGCTGGCTGGCGCTCGCCGAGAACATGCCCTCCGGCACCGCGCAGCGCCCCTCCGACGTCATCACGATCCGCGGCGGGACCACCGTCGAGGTCCTCAACACCGACGCCGAGGGCCGTCTCGTCCTGGCCGACGCGCTCGTCGCGGCCCGGGAGGAGAACCCCGACGTCCTCGTGGACATCGCGACGCTCACCGGCGCCCAGATGGTCGCCCTCGGCAACCGGGTGGGTGCGGTGATGGGATCCGAGGAGGTGCGCGGGCAGGTCGTGGCCGCGGCGGAGGCCGGCGGCGAGCAGCTCTGGCCCATGCCGCTGCCGGCCGAGCTGCGCGAGTCGATGAAGACACCGGTCGCGGACATCGCCAACATGGGCGACCGGTTCGGCGGCATGCTCGTCGCGGGTCTGTTCCTCAAGGAGTTCACCGGGGACACCCCGTGGGCGCACCTGGACGTCGCCGGCCCGGCCTACAACGACTCCAAGCCCTTCGGCTACACCCCCAAGGGCGGGACCGGCATGGGGCTGCGCACGCTCCTCGGCCTGCTCGAGGCCGCGGCCGCCCGGTAGCCGTCTCGGTGGCGCGCCCGGCGACCGGGCGCGGCACCGGCCGGGTCCGCCGCCGCGCGGGTGCGCCCCGCGCCCGAATGGGCCCTCACGGCACGGGAGTGGAATGATGACGGCGGATCCGGCCCAACCGGGGCCGACCATGGTGCTCAAGGAGAGGTACGTGGCTGAAACGCAGGAGTACGACATCGTCATCCTCGGCGGCGGGAGCGGCGGGTACGCGGCGGCCCTGCGGGGCGCGGAGCTCGGCCTGAAGGTCGCTCTCATCGAGGCCGGCAAGCTCGGCGGCACCTGCCTTCACCGCGGCTGCATCCCCACCAAGGCGTTGCTGCACTCCGCGGAGGTCGCCGACACGATCCGCGAGAGCGCCGGCGTCGGGGTGGAGAGCACCCTCGGCGGCATCGACATGGCCAAGGTCAACAGCTTCAAGGAGGGCATCGTCGCCCGCCTGTACAAGGGGCTCCAGGGCCTGGTCTCCTCGCGCAAGGTCGACCTGATCGCCGGCTGGGGCCGCCTCGTCGCGCAGGACACCGTCGAGGTCGACGGCACCCGCTACAAGGGCAGGAACGTCATCCTCGCGACCGGCTCGTACTCCAAGACCCTGCCCGGGCTCGAGATCGGCGGCCGGGTCATCACGTCCGAGCAGGCCCTCGAGCTGGACTACGTCCCCAAGAGCGCCATCGTCCTGGGCGGGGGGGTCATCGGCGTCGAGTTCGCCTCCGTGTGGAACTCCTTCGGGGCCGACGTCACCATCATCGAGGGCCTGCCCAACCTCGTGCCCAACGAGGACCCCTCGCTCTCCAAGGGCCTCGAGCGAGCCTTCCGCAAGCGCAAGATCGCCTTCCAGACCAAGACCATGTTCGCCGGCGTCGAGCAGAACGACGACGGCGTCAAGGTCACCACCCAGGACGGGAAGACCTTCGAGGCCGAGCTCCTCCTCGTCGCCGTCGGCCGTGGCCCCGCGACCGCCAACCTCGGCTACGAGGAGAACGGCATCCCCATGGAGCGCGGCTTCGTCCTCACCGACGAGCGCCTCCACACCGGCGTCGGCAACGTCTACGCCGTCGGCGACATCGTGCCCGGGCTCCAGCTGGCCCACCGCGGCTTCCAGCAGGGCATCTTCGTCGCGGAGGAGATCGCCGGCCTCAAGCCGGCCGTCATCGCCGAGTCCGGCATCCCCCGGGTGACCTACTGCGAACCGAACGTCGCCTCCGTGGGTCTGACCGAGGCCGAGGCGAAGGAGGCCTACGGCGAGGTCGAGTCGGTCGAGTACAACCTGGGCGGCAACGGCAAGA
Coding sequences within it:
- a CDS encoding leucyl aminopeptidase, translating into MTDLDLTSKNPARIGADALVVGVARTTDGPRLLGDVLPGRAASALAALLPALGVSGTADEVVRIPAVDGVSADVLVLAGVGEDLTYEALRRAAGSAVRSLAGTEHVVLALPAEDAAVVGAVAEGALLGAYRFDRYKTSDPAPVARVEVATPAAKDKAARAAAERARVVGAAVRGVRDLVNASPAHLYPASFANEARAAAEGSAVTVTVLDEQDLADGGYGGLLAVGQGSVRPPRLVRVEYAPARSRAHYALVGKGITFDSGGLSIKPAKGMETMKCDMAGAATVLHTVLAAAELALPIRVTGWLALAENMPSGTAQRPSDVITIRGGTTVEVLNTDAEGRLVLADALVAAREENPDVLVDIATLTGAQMVALGNRVGAVMGSEEVRGQVVAAAEAGGEQLWPMPLPAELRESMKTPVADIANMGDRFGGMLVAGLFLKEFTGDTPWAHLDVAGPAYNDSKPFGYTPKGGTGMGLRTLLGLLEAAAAR
- the lpdA gene encoding dihydrolipoyl dehydrogenase → MVLKERYVAETQEYDIVILGGGSGGYAAALRGAELGLKVALIEAGKLGGTCLHRGCIPTKALLHSAEVADTIRESAGVGVESTLGGIDMAKVNSFKEGIVARLYKGLQGLVSSRKVDLIAGWGRLVAQDTVEVDGTRYKGRNVILATGSYSKTLPGLEIGGRVITSEQALELDYVPKSAIVLGGGVIGVEFASVWNSFGADVTIIEGLPNLVPNEDPSLSKGLERAFRKRKIAFQTKTMFAGVEQNDDGVKVTTQDGKTFEAELLLVAVGRGPATANLGYEENGIPMERGFVLTDERLHTGVGNVYAVGDIVPGLQLAHRGFQQGIFVAEEIAGLKPAVIAESGIPRVTYCEPNVASVGLTEAEAKEAYGEVESVEYNLGGNGKSQILQTTGFVKLVRQKDGPIVGVHMLGARVGELIGEGQLMVNWEAYPEDVAALVHAHPTQDEAMGEAALALAGKPLHAHN